A single region of the Paramicrobacterium fandaimingii genome encodes:
- the purM gene encoding phosphoribosylformylglycinamidine cyclo-ligase, which translates to MSSSATYREAGVDTAAGDLAVELMKSAVSATHGPQVQGGFGGFAGLFDVSYLTRFRKPLLATSTDGVGTKVAIAQAIDKHDSIGQDLVGMVVDDIVVVGATPLFMTDYIACGKVVPERIADIVRGIAEACSATGTALVGGETAEHPGLIAEDEYDVAGAATGAVEADAVLGAHLVKDGDAVIALASSGLHSNGYSLVRHILAQQKISYTDTSAELGGVVGEVLLEPTRLYTKPMLDVMAAAPGALHSLSHVTGGGIAANLARVLPAGSWVEVDRSTWSPSPVFRVLSDMAGTPLEASEGTWNLGIGFFAVVDAAQAASVISLCESAGIPSWQVGEVHTGTRDFTGFEQGAKGVDGGAVRLVGTHAS; encoded by the coding sequence GTGAGCAGTTCCGCGACATATCGCGAAGCAGGAGTCGACACCGCAGCGGGCGACCTCGCCGTCGAACTCATGAAATCGGCTGTCTCAGCCACACACGGACCACAAGTGCAGGGCGGCTTCGGCGGATTCGCCGGGCTCTTCGACGTCTCGTACCTCACGAGATTCCGCAAGCCCCTTCTCGCAACATCGACCGACGGCGTCGGCACGAAAGTCGCGATTGCCCAGGCAATCGACAAGCACGATTCAATCGGTCAAGATCTCGTCGGAATGGTCGTCGACGACATCGTCGTCGTGGGAGCCACACCGCTGTTCATGACGGACTACATCGCCTGCGGCAAGGTGGTTCCCGAGCGCATCGCCGATATCGTGCGCGGCATCGCCGAGGCGTGCTCCGCAACGGGAACGGCGCTTGTCGGAGGGGAGACCGCCGAGCACCCCGGGCTCATCGCCGAAGACGAGTACGACGTCGCTGGAGCAGCGACGGGGGCCGTCGAAGCGGATGCTGTTCTGGGAGCACACCTGGTGAAAGACGGCGACGCCGTCATCGCTCTCGCCTCGAGCGGGCTGCATTCAAACGGATACTCGCTCGTGCGACATATTCTTGCGCAGCAGAAGATCAGCTACACCGACACTTCAGCCGAACTCGGCGGTGTTGTCGGCGAAGTGCTGCTCGAGCCTACTCGGCTGTACACCAAGCCAATGCTTGACGTCATGGCTGCCGCACCGGGAGCACTCCACTCGCTGTCGCACGTGACGGGCGGCGGCATCGCCGCCAACCTCGCACGCGTGCTTCCCGCCGGATCGTGGGTCGAGGTTGACCGTTCGACGTGGTCGCCTTCCCCCGTGTTCCGCGTGCTCAGCGACATGGCGGGAACACCGCTTGAAGCTAGCGAAGGCACCTGGAACCTCGGAATCGGGTTCTTCGCCGTCGTTGACGCCGCTCAGGCAGCATCCGTCATCTCGCTCTGCGAATCCGCGGGAATCCCCTCGTGGCAGGTCGGCGAGGTGCACACGGGAACACGAGACTTCACCGGCTTCGAGCAGGGTGCCAAGGGTGTCGACGGCGGTGCCGTGCGACTCGTTGGAACTCATGCGAGCTGA
- a CDS encoding DoxX family protein, with product MSWGRVLVRVVVGGLFVGHGLQKLKGSFDGPGLDGTEKMMESLDMEPAKENALAVSLAETGAGAAIIAGAATPVAAGGLIASMVTAIRKVHGKNGVWNSNGGFEYNLVLISALVAIASDGPGRASIDAAFGKSRWGGGGGLFALLLGVGSSFAAVEMGKRAAEQKRLVDGAGEV from the coding sequence ATGAGTTGGGGACGTGTTCTGGTCAGGGTGGTCGTTGGCGGGCTCTTCGTCGGGCACGGGCTGCAGAAGCTGAAGGGATCGTTCGACGGTCCTGGCCTCGACGGCACAGAGAAGATGATGGAGAGCCTCGACATGGAACCGGCGAAGGAGAATGCGCTTGCCGTATCTCTTGCTGAGACGGGTGCAGGCGCGGCGATCATCGCCGGCGCGGCAACGCCGGTCGCGGCCGGTGGGCTCATCGCGTCGATGGTGACGGCGATTCGAAAGGTGCACGGCAAGAACGGCGTGTGGAACTCGAACGGCGGGTTCGAATACAACCTCGTGCTCATCTCGGCCCTCGTCGCCATCGCCAGCGACGGGCCGGGACGTGCGTCCATTGACGCGGCGTTTGGAAAATCGCGCTGGGGCGGCGGTGGCGGACTGTTCGCCCTGCTTCTCGGCGTCGGTTCGTCGTTCGCCGCCGTCGAGATGGGCAAGCGCGCCGCCGAGCAGAAGCGCCTCGTCGATGGCGCGGGCGAGGTCTAG
- a CDS encoding response regulator — protein sequence MIRLLIADDHPVVRAGLRALFETESDMTVIAEAATGADAVQRAGIDVDLVLMDLQFGGGTQGVEATRRIREAGGPRVLVLTNYDTDADILGAVEAGAAGYLLKDAPPAELLAAVRAAAAGETALAPSVAGRLEARKDAASVALSLREAEVLDLVANGQSNRTIARQLFLSEATVKSHLVHIFTKLGVSSRTQAVAAARERGLIRSQAR from the coding sequence ATGATTCGCCTGTTGATCGCTGACGACCACCCCGTCGTGCGCGCAGGGCTGCGCGCACTGTTCGAGACAGAGAGTGACATGACGGTCATCGCCGAGGCGGCGACGGGCGCCGACGCCGTGCAGAGGGCAGGCATCGACGTCGACCTCGTGCTCATGGACCTGCAGTTCGGCGGCGGCACTCAGGGCGTCGAGGCGACGCGGCGCATTCGCGAGGCGGGCGGGCCGCGCGTGCTCGTGCTCACCAACTACGACACCGATGCAGACATTCTCGGCGCCGTCGAAGCGGGAGCAGCCGGCTACCTGCTCAAGGATGCCCCTCCGGCCGAGCTGCTCGCTGCGGTGCGGGCGGCTGCGGCGGGGGAGACCGCGCTCGCCCCGAGCGTCGCCGGTCGCCTCGAGGCGCGAAAGGATGCCGCGTCCGTCGCCCTCAGCCTGCGCGAGGCCGAGGTGCTCGATCTCGTCGCGAATGGCCAGTCGAATCGCACGATTGCACGGCAGCTCTTTCTGTCGGAGGCGACGGTCAAGTCGCACCTGGTTCACATCTTCACGAAGCTCGGCGTTTCGAGTCGCACGCAGGCTGTTGCCGCGGCGCGCGAGCGAGGACTGATCCGGTCGCAAGCGCGGTGA
- a CDS encoding phosphoribosylaminoimidazolesuccinocarboxamide synthase, translating to MSTNLTPAGWNHLYSGKVRDLFEPASPATDVAGAGDAMLLVASDRVSAYDYVLSPGIPGKGEVLTRLSLWWFDQLDVANHLVASHRDGERGHTALPVEVAERAMLVKKLDMFPVEAVVRGYLTGSGWKEYEQNGTVCGISLPDGLQNGDRLPEPIYTPAWKAPLGEHDENISFARTVELVGDEDAAAIRNLALTIYATAAKTAESHGLILADTKFEFGRDPETGDIALADEVLTPDSSRYWDAKAWASGETPEQRMASFDKQIVRDWLTENWNMAGTPPELPAEIIERTADRYSELLERMTAS from the coding sequence GTGAGCACAAACCTGACACCCGCCGGCTGGAACCACCTCTATTCGGGAAAGGTGCGTGATCTTTTCGAGCCCGCCTCCCCCGCTACAGATGTAGCCGGAGCAGGCGACGCCATGCTGCTTGTCGCCAGCGACCGCGTGAGCGCCTATGACTACGTGCTCTCCCCCGGCATCCCCGGAAAGGGCGAAGTGCTCACACGCCTGAGCCTCTGGTGGTTCGATCAGCTCGATGTTGCCAACCACCTCGTCGCCAGCCACAGGGACGGCGAGCGCGGCCACACCGCACTTCCCGTCGAGGTTGCCGAGCGGGCGATGCTCGTGAAGAAGCTCGACATGTTTCCCGTTGAAGCCGTCGTGCGCGGCTACCTGACGGGATCGGGCTGGAAGGAGTACGAGCAGAACGGCACAGTCTGCGGCATCTCCCTCCCCGACGGCCTGCAGAATGGCGATCGCCTTCCCGAGCCGATCTACACACCGGCGTGGAAGGCCCCGCTTGGCGAGCACGACGAGAACATCTCATTCGCGCGCACCGTCGAACTCGTCGGCGACGAGGATGCCGCGGCGATCCGCAACCTCGCCCTCACAATCTATGCGACAGCGGCGAAGACCGCTGAGTCGCACGGGCTGATTCTCGCCGACACCAAATTCGAGTTCGGTCGCGATCCCGAGACGGGCGATATCGCCCTCGCCGACGAAGTGCTCACTCCGGACTCCTCGCGCTACTGGGACGCCAAGGCATGGGCATCGGGCGAAACCCCCGAACAGCGCATGGCCAGCTTCGACAAGCAGATCGTGCGCGACTGGCTCACCGAGAACTGGAACATGGCCGGCACTCCCCCGGAGCTGCCAGCAGAGATCATCGAGCGCACGGCGGACCGCTACAGCGAACTCCTGGAGCGCATGACGGCGAGCTAG
- a CDS encoding HNH endonuclease signature motif containing protein, with the protein MAQEIGAALGITKSQAAGLINDAETLCETLPATLDALDAGEVTRQHADAMIRQSVGLSADEVAAFEAKALPKAIQQSPTQFSRAVVKIREGLFPDSISERRTEAVTNRRVECYGTQDGMGVLSVSAPIEVVQSLRNAARLTARALKAAGDERTVAQIETDAIIDALMIGFTADSGDKPGVGASGVGADRLGSIRPTVYVTVPVMTLLGHSEEPAHLDGYGPIAPEMARELAAQAPSFTRLLTHPETGAVLSVGRHSYAVPADLKRAVQLRDETCIGIGCDRPATTCDLDHRKEWQRGGETSLSNLQAACEQHHMIRHHTQWDVTVTDDNEIEWVSPLGKTYRVPRTSNVQFAQADAANNNERMELPNTPPF; encoded by the coding sequence TTGGCGCAGGAGATCGGTGCTGCACTCGGTATCACGAAGAGCCAGGCTGCCGGACTCATCAACGATGCTGAGACGCTGTGCGAGACGCTCCCGGCAACACTCGACGCGTTAGATGCCGGCGAGGTCACCCGGCAGCATGCTGATGCGATGATCCGCCAGTCTGTCGGCTTGAGCGCCGACGAGGTCGCGGCGTTTGAGGCGAAAGCGTTGCCGAAAGCCATCCAGCAGTCGCCGACGCAGTTCTCTCGGGCTGTAGTGAAGATCCGGGAGGGGTTGTTTCCCGACTCGATCAGTGAACGGCGCACCGAGGCGGTCACGAACCGTCGTGTGGAGTGTTACGGCACCCAGGACGGTATGGGGGTGCTCAGTGTGAGTGCTCCGATCGAGGTGGTGCAGAGCCTGCGCAATGCTGCCCGTCTGACAGCGCGGGCGTTGAAGGCTGCCGGGGATGAGCGCACGGTGGCGCAGATCGAGACCGACGCCATCATCGATGCACTCATGATCGGGTTCACCGCCGATTCCGGTGACAAGCCCGGTGTCGGCGCATCTGGTGTCGGCGCTGACCGGCTCGGCAGCATCCGACCCACCGTGTATGTCACCGTCCCCGTCATGACACTGCTCGGACACTCCGAGGAGCCCGCGCATTTGGACGGGTACGGGCCCATCGCACCGGAAATGGCACGCGAGTTGGCGGCGCAGGCGCCGAGTTTCACCCGGCTGCTGACGCACCCGGAGACCGGGGCTGTGCTCTCCGTCGGCCGGCACAGCTACGCTGTCCCGGCGGATCTGAAACGGGCCGTGCAGTTACGGGACGAAACCTGCATCGGCATCGGCTGCGACAGACCTGCCACCACCTGTGACCTCGATCATCGGAAAGAATGGCAGCGCGGCGGCGAAACCAGCCTCAGCAATCTCCAAGCAGCATGCGAACAACACCACATGATCCGACACCACACCCAATGGGACGTTACCGTCACCGACGATAATGAAATCGAATGGGTCTCACCACTCGGGAAGACCTACCGGGTGCCCCGAACGTCAAATGTCCAATTTGCCCAGGCCGACGCGGCGAACAACAACGAGCGAATGGAGCTTCCCAACACACCACCATTCTGA
- a CDS encoding HAD family hydrolase: MTMHAETLTVEPARRIDAVEFSDVAVELVVLDLSAATVRGTELVDAAPEVVESAEGVEAVEGAERMFRLLRDAGVSIALTTGRSRETMKAIIDMLGWRDVIDVALCAEDAGRGMPFPDLPLTALMRTGAASVDSMVIVGDTVDAMRTGLAAGAGLNVGVLTGATDAEQLHQAGADEVLESIAALPAMLGVSPEV; this comes from the coding sequence ATGACAATGCACGCAGAAACGCTGACTGTCGAACCGGCGCGGCGCATCGACGCCGTGGAGTTCTCCGACGTCGCCGTTGAGTTGGTCGTTCTTGACCTGTCCGCAGCAACGGTGCGCGGCACAGAATTAGTCGATGCCGCGCCCGAGGTGGTTGAGAGTGCCGAGGGTGTTGAGGCCGTCGAGGGCGCCGAGCGCATGTTTCGACTGCTGCGGGACGCGGGGGTCTCGATTGCGCTCACCACCGGTCGTTCGCGCGAGACAATGAAAGCGATTATCGACATGCTCGGCTGGCGTGACGTCATCGATGTTGCACTGTGCGCCGAGGATGCGGGGCGGGGCATGCCGTTTCCCGATCTGCCCCTCACCGCGCTGATGCGCACGGGCGCGGCGTCAGTCGACTCGATGGTCATCGTCGGCGACACGGTAGATGCCATGCGCACCGGGCTCGCGGCGGGTGCTGGGCTGAACGTCGGAGTGCTCACGGGAGCAACCGACGCCGAGCAGCTGCATCAGGCCGGCGCAGACGAGGTGCTGGAGTCGATTGCCGCGCTTCCCGCAATGCTCGGAGTCAGCCCGGAGGTGTGA
- a CDS encoding alpha/beta hydrolase — MPLDPYFAAMHRSHLRDLAHQFRRRTFLSTRRFFARFGPRTARQQARKASRAQAASSARKSTSEWKRKNAHAWDTKFFDRIGVYGPTVPTEDRTIAVDGYPDVRVRLYRPTTDGGGPLPAVIMFFGGSFQLGGIDWASEDALFRSRTADAEVITIAVDYALAPEHRFPTPVRQGYAVLDWVHGNAADLGIDPTRVAIGGISSGANIAAAVTLANRQRARHPICLQILEVPALDLTGKHIDFTPLWTLHVPYFLARRELVQVANAYLGDRSRARDPLASPLLAPDLRGLPPAVILTAEFDVLRGDGRAYAHALRAAGVAASAVEYEGGVHDTVDYRAVVPLAERWHRDVVTALRTLHDPSTLRSGRPDVTPPG, encoded by the coding sequence GTGCCACTCGATCCCTACTTCGCTGCCATGCATCGATCGCACCTGCGTGATCTCGCTCACCAGTTTCGACGCAGAACGTTTCTGTCGACTCGGCGCTTCTTTGCGCGATTCGGTCCGCGAACGGCGAGGCAGCAAGCGCGCAAAGCGTCACGCGCACAGGCTGCGTCTTCGGCGAGAAAGTCGACGTCGGAGTGGAAGCGGAAGAATGCGCATGCGTGGGACACCAAGTTCTTCGATCGCATCGGGGTCTACGGCCCCACCGTCCCCACCGAAGACCGCACGATCGCCGTTGACGGGTACCCCGACGTGCGCGTGCGCCTCTACCGACCGACGACGGATGGCGGTGGACCGCTACCCGCAGTGATCATGTTCTTCGGAGGGTCCTTTCAACTCGGCGGCATCGACTGGGCAAGTGAAGACGCTCTCTTTCGCTCACGCACCGCAGACGCCGAGGTCATCACGATTGCCGTCGATTACGCGCTCGCCCCCGAGCACCGCTTTCCCACTCCCGTCCGACAGGGGTACGCCGTTCTCGACTGGGTGCACGGGAACGCCGCCGACCTGGGCATCGACCCGACGCGAGTCGCCATCGGCGGCATCTCCTCTGGCGCAAACATCGCGGCGGCGGTGACGCTCGCCAATCGGCAGCGAGCGCGGCATCCGATCTGCCTGCAGATTCTCGAGGTGCCCGCTCTCGATCTGACGGGCAAGCACATCGACTTCACGCCGCTGTGGACCCTGCACGTTCCCTATTTTCTCGCACGGCGCGAGCTCGTTCAGGTGGCGAACGCCTACCTCGGCGATCGCTCACGCGCTCGCGATCCGCTCGCCTCGCCGCTGCTCGCCCCCGATCTGCGCGGGCTGCCGCCCGCCGTCATTCTCACGGCTGAGTTCGACGTTCTGCGCGGCGATGGCAGGGCGTATGCTCACGCTCTGCGTGCGGCTGGCGTTGCGGCGTCGGCCGTTGAGTACGAGGGTGGTGTGCACGACACCGTCGACTACCGTGCCGTCGTTCCTCTCGCAGAGCGCTGGCATCGCGACGTCGTGACAGCGCTGCGCACGCTGCACGACCCGTCGACGCTCCGGAGCGGGCGGCCCGACGTCACACCTCCGGGCTGA
- a CDS encoding sterol carrier family protein — MARARITDDIGIPAVDRAVREAAVRDDVATAVRFTLQLLAERFPGNTVELRVPPFGATQCIEGPKHTRGTPPNVIETDAETWLALATGTVAWVDAVETASVTASGSRADLTGRLPILRLRA, encoded by the coding sequence ATGGCTCGTGCGCGCATCACCGATGACATTGGAATTCCTGCGGTCGACCGAGCCGTGCGAGAAGCCGCCGTGCGAGACGACGTGGCGACGGCCGTACGGTTCACACTTCAGCTGCTTGCCGAGCGATTCCCCGGCAACACAGTGGAGCTTCGGGTTCCGCCGTTCGGCGCCACCCAGTGCATTGAAGGGCCGAAGCACACGCGCGGCACACCTCCCAACGTCATCGAGACCGACGCTGAGACCTGGCTGGCGCTGGCAACGGGCACGGTGGCGTGGGTGGATGCTGTCGAGACGGCGTCTGTGACGGCATCCGGAAGCCGGGCCGACCTCACGGGTCGGCTGCCCATTCTCAGACTGCGCGCCTGA
- a CDS encoding VOC family protein, whose translation MTTAPDTSTKLAADTSMGAVTLLVSDLDGMTAYYRDAVTLQVLSATESTVTLGRGREPLVVLEHSPALAHAPVGAAGLFHTAILFESQSALAAALYSVARAQPGTFTGSADHLVSQAFYFTDPEGNGIELYWDRDRTEWSWVHGQVEMATLYLDPNEYLREHLTEQGATTPDASELGGAVIGHVHLSVGDTATARKFYVDTLGFDATASLGNQALFVSAGGYHHHMAMNVWNSRGAGPRMPALGLGRIGIELPTRDGLGELDERLRHHKLQTRDDGKTLSFDDPWNNLITVNAAE comes from the coding sequence ATGACCACTGCACCCGATACCTCCACAAAGCTTGCGGCCGACACGTCCATGGGCGCCGTCACCCTTCTCGTCTCCGACCTCGACGGCATGACGGCGTACTACCGCGACGCCGTCACCCTGCAGGTTCTGTCTGCGACCGAGAGCACCGTCACCCTCGGCCGCGGGCGCGAGCCCCTCGTTGTGCTCGAGCACTCTCCCGCGCTCGCCCACGCTCCTGTCGGTGCGGCTGGCCTGTTTCACACGGCAATCCTCTTCGAATCGCAGTCGGCTCTCGCCGCGGCGCTCTATTCGGTGGCGCGGGCCCAGCCCGGCACCTTCACCGGCAGTGCAGACCACCTCGTGAGCCAGGCGTTCTACTTCACAGACCCCGAGGGCAACGGAATCGAACTCTACTGGGATCGAGACCGCACCGAGTGGAGCTGGGTTCACGGCCAGGTCGAGATGGCGACGCTCTACCTCGATCCGAATGAATACCTGCGCGAGCATCTCACAGAGCAGGGAGCGACGACACCGGATGCTTCCGAACTCGGCGGGGCCGTGATCGGCCACGTGCACCTTTCCGTCGGCGACACGGCGACCGCCCGCAAGTTCTACGTTGACACCCTGGGCTTCGACGCAACAGCATCCCTCGGCAATCAGGCTCTCTTCGTCTCGGCGGGCGGATACCACCACCACATGGCGATGAACGTCTGGAACAGTCGCGGGGCCGGGCCCCGCATGCCGGCGCTCGGCCTCGGGCGCATCGGCATCGAGCTGCCCACGCGAGACGGGCTCGGCGAGCTCGACGAACGCCTGCGCCACCACAAACTCCAGACACGAGACGACGGGAAGACGCTCAGCTTCGACGACCCGTGGAACAACCTGATCACCGTCAACGCCGCCGAATAA
- the purD gene encoding phosphoribosylamine--glycine ligase, with amino-acid sequence MKILVLGSGAREHAIILSLRAETDSHDITAAPGNAGIARDVTCATFDITDPVIVANVAIEMAADLVVIGPEAPLVAGVADELREQGIPVFGPGKAAAQLEGSKTFAKRVMDAAGVPSGRATRATSLAEVESALDAFGSPYVVKADGLAAGKGVLVTHDRDAARDHARAYLPHGSILVEEFLEGQEVSLFLLSDGHRVLPLSPAQDYKRLGDGDAGPNTGGMGAYSPLPWLDETFGSEEAFVDEVIRTVAQPVITQLAEDQTPFIGLLYAGLILTSKRDNADDSGIRVIEFNARFGDPETQVVLPRLATPLSQLLLAAATGTLDDSDRPEFSMTTAVTVVLASENYPAKPITGRQITGLDAAEAIEGVHIAHAATTDAGGRLTASGGRVLNVVALGTTFSEARERAYDAIGLIELEGAQYRSDIARCVAD; translated from the coding sequence GTGAAGATTCTTGTGCTGGGGTCTGGCGCCCGGGAACACGCCATCATCCTCTCTCTTCGTGCCGAGACGGACAGTCACGACATCACAGCGGCGCCAGGCAATGCCGGCATTGCCCGCGACGTGACGTGCGCGACGTTCGACATCACCGACCCCGTCATCGTGGCAAACGTCGCCATCGAGATGGCGGCGGACCTCGTGGTGATCGGCCCAGAGGCCCCCCTCGTCGCTGGCGTTGCAGACGAGCTGCGCGAGCAGGGCATCCCCGTTTTCGGGCCGGGCAAAGCCGCCGCTCAGCTCGAGGGGTCGAAGACCTTTGCAAAGCGCGTGATGGATGCCGCTGGCGTGCCCTCCGGCCGCGCGACCCGAGCGACATCCCTCGCCGAGGTCGAATCCGCTCTCGACGCTTTCGGGTCGCCGTATGTCGTGAAGGCGGATGGCCTCGCTGCGGGAAAGGGTGTGCTCGTCACCCACGATCGAGATGCCGCCCGCGACCACGCACGCGCATATCTTCCCCATGGCAGCATCCTCGTTGAAGAGTTTCTTGAGGGGCAGGAAGTCTCACTGTTTCTGCTGAGCGACGGCCACCGTGTTCTGCCGCTCTCCCCCGCCCAGGATTACAAGCGACTTGGCGACGGCGACGCCGGGCCGAACACCGGCGGCATGGGCGCGTATTCGCCCCTGCCGTGGCTCGATGAGACGTTCGGAAGCGAGGAGGCCTTCGTTGACGAGGTGATTCGCACGGTGGCGCAGCCGGTCATCACTCAGCTTGCCGAAGATCAGACGCCGTTCATCGGTCTGCTCTACGCCGGGCTCATCTTGACGAGCAAGCGGGACAACGCCGACGACAGCGGCATTCGCGTCATCGAGTTCAATGCCCGGTTCGGCGACCCCGAGACGCAGGTTGTTCTTCCGAGGCTCGCGACACCGCTCTCGCAGTTGCTCCTCGCCGCAGCGACCGGCACACTCGATGATTCCGACAGGCCGGAGTTCAGCATGACAACGGCCGTGACCGTCGTTCTCGCGAGTGAGAACTACCCGGCGAAGCCCATAACGGGTCGGCAGATCACGGGTCTCGATGCGGCCGAAGCGATCGAGGGTGTGCACATTGCCCACGCAGCGACAACGGACGCGGGCGGACGCCTGACGGCATCCGGAGGCCGGGTGCTGAACGTGGTCGCGCTGGGCACCACGTTCAGCGAGGCACGCGAACGGGCATATGACGCAATCGGGCTGATCGAACTCGAGGGCGCGCAGTACCGATCAGACATCGCACGGTGCGTCGCCGACTAG
- a CDS encoding DHA2 family efflux MFS transporter permease subunit yields the protein MDRTLRPWPALWALVIGFFMILVDTTIVSVANPAIITGLDTTIESVLWVTSAYLLAYAVPLLITGRLGDRFGPKKLYLIGLALFTVASAACGLSSDITMLIVARVVQGFGASMMTPQTMAVITRIFAPDKRGAAMGLWGATAGVASLVGPILGGVLVDGFGWEWIFFINVPVGIIAFVAAVRYVPALTTHRHRFDIVGVILSAVGMFLLVFGIQEGQSYDWGQIWGPISVWSLIISGVVILAAFVVWQRFTRSEPLVPLRLFRDRNFSLGNTVITTVGFAIISMSLPLIFYLQMVRGLTPTESALMLVPMAVISGVLAPFVGRLIDHINPRLVATAGMACCAVSLAWYAAVLTPDQPIWILLLPSAVMGLANSAMWGPLATMTTRNLPPALAGAGSGVYNTTRQVGAVLGSASISMLMQARLAVELPAGGHAAGPDAAALSGVLPEFLHAGFSAAMGQALLLPAALAVVGAIATLFFAKPKPIAAEWSAQSS from the coding sequence ATGGATCGCACCCTCCGCCCATGGCCAGCACTCTGGGCACTCGTCATCGGCTTCTTCATGATCCTCGTCGACACGACGATCGTGTCCGTTGCCAACCCCGCGATCATCACGGGTCTCGACACCACGATCGAGAGCGTGCTCTGGGTGACGAGCGCCTACTTGCTCGCGTATGCTGTTCCGCTGCTCATCACGGGCCGCCTCGGCGACCGCTTCGGACCAAAGAAGCTCTACCTCATCGGTCTCGCCCTATTCACGGTCGCGTCAGCCGCGTGCGGTCTCTCCAGCGACATCACCATGCTCATCGTCGCACGCGTCGTGCAGGGCTTCGGGGCATCAATGATGACGCCGCAGACGATGGCCGTCATCACACGCATCTTCGCACCCGATAAGCGCGGAGCCGCCATGGGTCTGTGGGGAGCAACAGCGGGAGTCGCCTCGCTTGTCGGACCGATTCTCGGTGGCGTTCTCGTCGACGGGTTCGGCTGGGAATGGATCTTCTTCATCAACGTCCCCGTGGGCATCATCGCCTTCGTCGCCGCCGTGCGCTACGTTCCAGCGCTGACGACGCACCGGCATCGCTTTGACATCGTCGGCGTCATCCTCAGCGCCGTCGGCATGTTTCTTCTCGTCTTCGGAATTCAAGAGGGCCAAAGCTACGACTGGGGTCAGATCTGGGGACCGATCTCCGTGTGGTCGCTCATCATCTCTGGTGTCGTCATCCTCGCCGCGTTCGTCGTGTGGCAGCGCTTTACGCGCAGCGAACCGCTTGTTCCCCTTCGGCTGTTCCGCGATCGCAATTTCTCGCTCGGCAACACCGTGATCACCACCGTCGGCTTTGCGATCATCAGTATGTCGCTGCCGCTCATCTTCTATCTGCAGATGGTGCGAGGGCTCACCCCAACGGAGTCAGCCCTCATGCTTGTGCCGATGGCCGTGATCTCCGGCGTGCTCGCACCCTTCGTCGGCCGTCTCATCGACCACATCAACCCGCGGCTCGTCGCAACGGCGGGCATGGCCTGCTGCGCGGTTTCCTTGGCGTGGTACGCCGCCGTTCTCACTCCAGACCAGCCGATCTGGATTCTGCTGCTGCCGAGCGCGGTGATGGGGCTGGCGAATTCTGCCATGTGGGGGCCGCTCGCGACAATGACAACGCGCAATCTTCCTCCCGCGCTCGCTGGTGCCGGCTCTGGCGTCTACAACACGACTCGGCAGGTGGGCGCGGTGCTGGGGAGCGCGTCAATCTCAATGCTGATGCAGGCGCGCCTCGCAGTGGAGCTGCCTGCGGGCGGGCACGCAGCGGGCCCGGACGCTGCCGCCCTCTCTGGAGTGCTTCCGGAGTTTCTCCATGCGGGATTCAGTGCAGCAATGGGGCAGGCTCTGCTGCTTCCCGCCGCACTTGCCGTTGTCGGAGCTATCGCGACGCTCTTCTTTGCAAAGCCGAAGCCGATTGCCGCCGAGTGGAGCGCGCAGAGCTCTTGA